A single window of Actinoallomurus bryophytorum DNA harbors:
- the sufC gene encoding Fe-S cluster assembly ATPase SufC: MATLEIRDLHVSVEDKEILRGVDLNVRAGETHALMGPNGSGKSTLAYAIAGHPKYDITGGEVLLDGESVLEMTVDERARAGLFLAMQYPVEVPGVSVSNFLRTAVTAVRGEAPKLRDFAKEMRGAMADLQIDPAFAQRNLNEGFSGGEKKRHEILQLEMLKPKVAVLDETDSGLDIDALKVVSEGVNRFREGGETGVLLITHYTRILRYVKPDYVHVFSAGRVVEEGGSELADLLESEGYEKFTKAGASG; this comes from the coding sequence ATGGCCACGCTTGAGATTCGCGACCTGCATGTCTCCGTAGAGGACAAGGAGATCCTGCGGGGGGTCGACCTGAACGTACGAGCGGGGGAGACCCATGCGCTCATGGGGCCGAACGGCTCCGGGAAGTCCACGCTCGCCTACGCCATCGCGGGTCACCCCAAGTACGACATCACCGGCGGCGAGGTGCTGCTCGACGGTGAGAGCGTGCTGGAGATGACCGTCGACGAGCGCGCACGGGCCGGGCTGTTCCTGGCGATGCAGTACCCCGTCGAGGTGCCCGGCGTGTCGGTGTCGAACTTCCTGCGCACCGCGGTCACCGCCGTACGCGGCGAGGCGCCGAAGCTGCGCGACTTCGCCAAGGAGATGCGCGGCGCGATGGCCGATCTGCAGATCGACCCGGCGTTCGCCCAGCGCAACCTCAACGAGGGCTTCTCCGGCGGCGAGAAGAAGCGCCACGAGATCCTCCAGCTCGAGATGCTCAAGCCGAAGGTCGCGGTCCTCGACGAGACCGACTCCGGCCTCGACATCGACGCGCTCAAGGTTGTTTCCGAGGGCGTCAACCGGTTCCGCGAGGGTGGCGAGACGGGCGTCCTGCTGATCACGCACTACACGCGGATCCTGCGCTACGTGAAGCCCGACTACGTGCACGTCTTCTCCGCGGGACGCGTGGTCGAGGAGGGCGGCTCGGAGCTGGCCGACCTGCTCGAGAGCGAGGGCTACGAGAAGTTCACGAAGGCGGGCGCATCCGGGTGA
- a CDS encoding cysteine desulfurase gives MRVSIDVGQIRKDFPILSRTVREGRPLVYLDSANTSQKPLQVIDAIEEFYSRHNANIHRATHQLGEEATEAYEGARIKVAGFIGAADESEVVFTKNISEGINLVAYALGNAATSGPEAERFRVGPGDEIVITEMEHHSNIVPWQLLAQRTGATLRWFGVTDDGRLDLTNIDELLNERTKIVALAHQSNVLGTVNPVREVIAKAHAVGALVLIDGAQAVPQMPVDVQELGADFYGFTAHKLCGPTGIGVLWGRRELLETLPPFLGGGEMIETVAMERSTFAPPPHKFEAGTMPIAEAAGLSAAIDYLHGIGLEEIHAYEHELLVYALDQLREVEGLRLLGPAEAADRGGALSFTLDGLDGREIHPHDVSQVLDAHGVAVRAGHHCARPLHRRFGITASTRASLYFYNTHAEVDALAEGLRQTQKFFGAA, from the coding sequence ATCCGGGTGAGCATCGACGTCGGACAGATCCGCAAGGACTTCCCGATCCTGTCGCGCACGGTCCGTGAGGGCCGTCCGCTGGTCTACCTCGACAGCGCTAACACCTCGCAGAAGCCGCTGCAGGTGATCGACGCGATCGAGGAGTTCTACTCCCGGCACAACGCCAACATCCACCGGGCGACGCACCAGCTGGGCGAGGAGGCGACCGAGGCGTACGAAGGTGCGCGGATCAAGGTCGCCGGCTTCATCGGTGCGGCGGACGAGTCGGAGGTGGTCTTCACCAAGAACATCTCCGAGGGCATCAACCTCGTCGCGTACGCGCTGGGCAACGCCGCCACCTCCGGCCCCGAGGCCGAGCGGTTCCGCGTGGGTCCCGGTGACGAGATCGTCATCACGGAGATGGAACACCACTCCAACATCGTGCCGTGGCAGCTGCTGGCCCAGCGCACCGGTGCGACGCTGCGCTGGTTCGGGGTGACCGACGACGGCCGCCTCGACCTGACGAACATCGACGAGCTCCTCAACGAGCGCACGAAGATCGTCGCGCTGGCCCACCAGTCGAACGTCCTCGGCACCGTGAACCCCGTACGCGAGGTCATCGCCAAGGCGCACGCCGTCGGAGCGCTCGTCCTGATCGACGGCGCCCAGGCGGTGCCGCAGATGCCGGTGGACGTCCAGGAGCTGGGCGCCGACTTCTACGGGTTCACCGCGCACAAGCTGTGCGGCCCGACCGGCATCGGTGTCCTGTGGGGACGCCGCGAGCTGCTCGAGACGCTTCCGCCCTTCCTGGGCGGCGGCGAGATGATCGAGACCGTGGCGATGGAACGCTCTACGTTCGCGCCGCCGCCGCACAAGTTCGAGGCCGGCACGATGCCGATCGCCGAGGCGGCGGGGCTGTCGGCAGCGATCGACTACCTGCACGGCATCGGCCTGGAGGAGATCCACGCGTACGAGCACGAGCTGCTCGTCTACGCGCTGGACCAGCTGCGGGAGGTCGAGGGCCTGCGGCTCCTCGGGCCGGCCGAGGCCGCCGACCGCGGCGGAGCGCTGTCGTTCACGCTGGACGGCCTGGACGGGCGGGAGATCCACCCGCACGACGTGAGCCAGGTCCTGGACGCGCACGGCGTGGCCGTACGCGCTGGTCACCACTGCGCGCGGCCGTTGCACCGCAGGTTCGGCATCACCGCGAGCACCCGTGCGTCGCTGTACTTCTACAACACGCACGCGGAGGTCGACGCACTCGCCGAAGGACTGCGGCAGACACAGAAATTCTTCGGTGCGGCCTGA
- the sufU gene encoding Fe-S cluster assembly sulfur transfer protein SufU, whose protein sequence is MQLESMYQEIILDHYRNPHHKGLRDPYDAEVHHVNPTCGDEVTLRVRLDGDDVADVSYDAMGCSISQASASVMADLIIGRPVKEAMNTGDEFLKLMQSRGQVDPDEDILEDAVAFTGVSKYPARIKCALLAWMAWKDATAKAMEAQA, encoded by the coding sequence ATGCAGCTCGAGTCGATGTACCAGGAGATCATCCTGGATCACTACCGGAACCCGCACCACAAGGGTCTCCGGGATCCTTATGACGCCGAGGTGCATCACGTCAATCCGACCTGCGGTGACGAGGTGACACTGCGCGTCCGCCTGGACGGGGACGACGTCGCGGACGTGTCCTATGACGCGATGGGCTGTTCGATCAGCCAGGCGAGCGCATCGGTGATGGCCGACCTGATCATCGGCAGACCGGTCAAAGAGGCCATGAACACCGGGGATGAGTTCCTCAAGCTGATGCAGTCCCGTGGCCAGGTCGACCCCGACGAGGACATCCTGGAAGACGCCGTGGCGTTCACCGGAGTGTCCAAGTACCCCGCACGCATCAAGTGCGCCCTGCTCGCCTGGATGGCGTGGAAGGACGCGACCGCGAAAGCCATGGAGGCCCAGGCATGA
- a CDS encoding metal-sulfur cluster assembly factor yields MSETKVAEDEVLEAMRDVVDPELGINVVDLGLVYGVNIGDDKIITLDMTLTSAACPLTDVIEDQTNSALEGLAEKVTINWVWLPPWGPDKITEDGREQLRALGFNV; encoded by the coding sequence ATGAGTGAAACGAAGGTCGCAGAGGACGAGGTCCTTGAGGCCATGCGCGACGTTGTCGACCCCGAGCTCGGCATCAATGTCGTGGACCTGGGGCTGGTGTACGGCGTCAACATCGGTGACGACAAGATCATCACGCTCGACATGACCCTCACGAGCGCCGCCTGCCCGCTGACCGACGTCATCGAGGACCAGACGAACAGCGCTCTGGAGGGACTGGCCGAGAAGGTCACCATCAACTGGGTGTGGCTGCCGCCGTGGGGCCCGGACAAGATCACCGAGGACGGCCGCGAGCAGCTGCGCGCCCTCGGCTTCAACGTCTGA
- a CDS encoding ATP-binding protein has product MEIIGRRLEVSEAKRLLAESRLLMLTGVGGVGKTRLALRVAADVQRAFADGAWFVELASLHDEELLARTVSTALGSRDQSARPSAETLAEHLRDKRLLLVLDNCEHLLDACAVLVSRLLPAAPGLRVLATSREPLSAIGETVLVVPPLTVPTRRKDRAVGELNRVEAVRLFTERARAAVPGFTVDAANGPAVARLCRRLEGIPLAIELAAVRIRTLSLDEILDRLDDRYRFLTDGDRTALPRHRTLRATVEWSFELCSPAERLMWERLSVFSGGFELSAAEHVCAGGPIRPEHVLDLLAGLADKSIVTWDAHGRYGMLETLREYGRERLAAREGEAVPRGRHRDHYQRLVEQADRGWFGPDQEAWITGVRRELPNIRTALDHCLREPGEARAGMRIAAMMHEYWVFLGAHTEARYWLDRALALTREAPAGPDRVEALAVNAAVTLLQGDMAGGPPLLDECRAEARRLGGDATSDALVAQYTGLISLFRGDLEDAMAALETAIERFDADRDRNDLFLAVLFCSMAATLLGHERAGAIAADCLRRAEEARAGWAVSWGKWAVGFEAWWSGDAGHAIACFREGLRHQYSLDDRWGPAWNLESLGWATATEGRGPRRAARLLGAAESARQAIGVELPGFRPYADLHDRSEARLRAELGDGAYAAAFRAGRDLDFAAAIAFALEEDQNAPGTAARPASVVRLTPRETEVAALVAEGLTNRQVATRLAVTRRTAESHVEKILTKLGLTSRTQIAIWVMEQAAVRR; this is encoded by the coding sequence ATGGAGATCATCGGCCGCAGGCTGGAGGTGTCTGAGGCCAAGCGTCTTCTGGCGGAGTCACGCCTGCTCATGCTCACGGGCGTCGGCGGTGTCGGCAAGACACGGCTCGCACTCCGCGTCGCGGCCGACGTACAGCGGGCCTTCGCCGACGGGGCGTGGTTCGTGGAGCTGGCCTCGCTGCACGACGAGGAGCTCCTCGCGCGGACCGTCTCCACCGCACTGGGGTCACGCGACCAGTCGGCGCGCCCGTCGGCGGAGACCCTGGCCGAGCACCTGCGGGACAAGCGGCTGCTGCTGGTGCTCGACAACTGCGAGCACCTGCTGGACGCGTGCGCGGTGCTGGTGAGCCGGCTTCTTCCGGCGGCCCCCGGACTGCGGGTCCTGGCCACGAGCCGCGAACCCCTGTCCGCCATCGGCGAGACGGTCCTCGTGGTCCCGCCGCTGACCGTGCCCACCCGCAGAAAGGACCGGGCGGTGGGCGAGCTGAACCGCGTCGAGGCCGTCCGGCTCTTCACCGAGCGCGCCAGGGCGGCCGTACCCGGCTTCACCGTCGACGCGGCGAACGGCCCCGCGGTGGCCCGGCTGTGCCGCCGGCTGGAGGGCATCCCCCTCGCGATCGAGCTGGCCGCCGTGCGGATCCGTACGCTGTCACTCGACGAGATCCTCGACCGGCTCGACGACCGCTACCGGTTCCTGACGGACGGGGACCGGACCGCGCTGCCCCGCCACCGGACGCTGCGCGCGACGGTCGAGTGGAGCTTCGAGCTCTGCTCGCCGGCGGAGCGCCTCATGTGGGAGCGGCTGTCGGTGTTCTCCGGCGGGTTCGAGCTCTCCGCGGCCGAACACGTGTGCGCCGGCGGCCCGATTCGACCAGAGCACGTCCTGGACCTCCTGGCCGGGCTGGCCGACAAGTCCATCGTCACCTGGGACGCCCACGGACGTTACGGGATGCTGGAGACCCTGCGCGAGTACGGGCGGGAACGGCTGGCCGCGCGCGAGGGCGAAGCGGTGCCGCGCGGGCGGCACCGCGACCACTACCAGCGGCTGGTCGAACAGGCCGACCGCGGCTGGTTCGGCCCCGACCAGGAGGCGTGGATCACCGGCGTGCGGCGGGAGCTGCCCAACATCCGGACGGCCCTGGACCATTGCCTCCGCGAGCCCGGCGAGGCCAGGGCGGGCATGCGGATCGCCGCGATGATGCATGAGTACTGGGTCTTCCTCGGCGCCCACACCGAGGCCCGGTACTGGCTCGACCGGGCGCTGGCGCTGACCCGCGAAGCGCCGGCCGGCCCGGACCGGGTCGAGGCGCTCGCGGTGAACGCGGCCGTCACCCTGCTCCAGGGCGACATGGCGGGCGGGCCGCCGCTGCTGGACGAATGCCGGGCCGAGGCGCGGCGGCTGGGGGGCGACGCCACGTCCGATGCCCTGGTCGCCCAGTACACGGGCCTGATATCGCTTTTCCGCGGCGACCTGGAGGACGCCATGGCGGCGCTGGAGACGGCCATCGAGCGGTTCGACGCCGACCGCGACCGCAACGACCTCTTTCTGGCCGTCCTCTTCTGCTCGATGGCCGCGACGCTTCTCGGTCACGAGCGCGCGGGCGCGATCGCGGCGGACTGCCTGCGGCGGGCCGAGGAGGCGAGAGCCGGATGGGCGGTCTCGTGGGGAAAGTGGGCCGTCGGATTCGAGGCCTGGTGGTCCGGCGACGCCGGCCACGCCATCGCGTGCTTCCGTGAGGGCCTGCGCCACCAGTACTCCCTGGACGACCGCTGGGGACCGGCGTGGAACCTGGAGTCACTGGGCTGGGCGACGGCGACCGAGGGCCGGGGTCCCCGGCGGGCGGCGCGACTGCTCGGCGCGGCGGAGTCGGCCCGGCAGGCGATCGGCGTGGAACTGCCGGGTTTCCGGCCGTACGCGGACCTGCACGACCGGTCGGAGGCGCGGCTGCGCGCGGAGCTCGGCGACGGCGCCTACGCGGCGGCCTTCCGCGCCGGGAGGGATCTGGACTTCGCCGCGGCGATCGCGTTCGCCCTGGAGGAGGACCAGAACGCTCCCGGCACGGCGGCGCGACCGGCCTCGGTCGTACGGCTGACGCCGCGCGAGACGGAGGTCGCCGCCCTCGTCGCCGAGGGACTGACGAACCGGCAGGTCGCGACGCGGCTCGCCGTCACGCGGCGGACGGCGGAGAGCCACGTCGAGAAGATCCTGACCAAGCTCGGCCTCACCTCGCGTACCCAGATCGCCATCTGGGTGATGGAACAGGCGGCTGTCAGACGTTGA
- the fdhD gene encoding formate dehydrogenase accessory sulfurtransferase FdhD, with translation MGRRTVRRRMTRLADGMPILKTDTLVAEEPLEIRLGGRPLTITMRTPGDDFELAAGFLVGEGVVTRAEEIRAIVYCAGATDEGANTYNIVDMALADGVTLPDRTLERNFYTTSSCGLCGKASLDAVRMVARWSVREDPLRLDPATIASLPDRLRAAQRVFERTGGLHAAGLFDAGGELLCVREDVGRHNAVDKIVGWALQRDLLPLTGATLLVSGRASFELAQKAVMAGIPAMAAVSAPSSLAVELAAETGLTLIGFLRGTSMNVYTGAERLGLTAAAVP, from the coding sequence GTGGGTAGGCGCACGGTACGGCGCCGGATGACGCGGCTCGCCGACGGCATGCCGATCCTCAAGACGGACACGCTGGTGGCGGAGGAGCCGCTGGAGATCCGGCTCGGCGGACGGCCGCTCACCATCACCATGCGCACGCCCGGCGACGACTTCGAGCTCGCGGCGGGCTTCCTGGTCGGTGAGGGCGTGGTGACGCGGGCGGAGGAGATCCGCGCGATCGTCTACTGCGCCGGGGCCACCGACGAAGGGGCCAACACCTACAACATCGTGGACATGGCGCTGGCGGACGGCGTCACGCTCCCCGACCGCACGCTGGAGCGCAACTTCTACACGACCTCGTCGTGCGGCCTGTGCGGCAAGGCCAGCCTGGACGCGGTGCGGATGGTCGCCCGGTGGAGTGTGCGCGAGGACCCGCTCCGCCTCGACCCGGCGACCATCGCGTCGCTGCCGGACCGGCTGCGCGCGGCCCAGCGGGTGTTCGAGCGGACCGGCGGCCTGCACGCCGCGGGCCTGTTCGACGCCGGCGGCGAGCTCCTGTGCGTCCGCGAGGACGTCGGGCGCCACAACGCCGTGGACAAGATCGTCGGCTGGGCCCTGCAGCGCGACCTTCTTCCGCTCACCGGCGCCACGCTGCTCGTCTCGGGGCGCGCGTCGTTCGAGCTCGCGCAGAAGGCGGTGATGGCCGGCATCCCCGCGATGGCCGCGGTCTCCGCGCCGTCCTCGCTCGCGGTCGAGCTCGCCGCCGAGACCGGGCTCACGTTGATCGGCTTTCTCCGCGGCACCTCGATGAACGTCTACACCGGAGCCGAACGGCTGGGCCTCACGGCCGCGGCCGTCCCCTAG
- a CDS encoding 2Fe-2S iron-sulfur cluster-binding protein, translated as MTGVPLAPPRRLVDVTVDGEAVRLPEGSTILDACPGTPTLCYGDTLTPKNACRICVVEVKGARTLVPACSRRVEPGMEIMTDTERVRHSRRLVLELLGSSTDLSTTPGAAEWSEEYGARPERFGPPGDASTDRDARHPGAHESPDGASAATVAQPAKVDNDLYVRDYEKCILCYKCVDACGEQWQNTFAIGVAGRGFDARISTEHAAPLPDSACVYCGNCIEVCPTGALSFKSEYDMRAEGTWDESRQDQTTTICTYCGVGCNLTLHVQDNEIVKVSSPHDNPVTHGNLCVKGRFGFQHVQNRTRG; from the coding sequence ATGACCGGTGTTCCCCTCGCCCCGCCGCGCCGCCTCGTCGACGTCACCGTCGACGGCGAAGCGGTGCGGTTGCCCGAAGGCTCGACCATCCTCGACGCCTGCCCGGGTACCCCGACGCTGTGTTACGGCGACACCCTCACGCCGAAGAACGCCTGCCGGATCTGCGTGGTCGAGGTCAAGGGCGCCCGCACTCTCGTGCCGGCCTGCTCGCGCCGCGTCGAGCCGGGCATGGAGATCATGACCGACACCGAACGCGTACGGCACAGCCGCCGTCTCGTACTGGAGCTCCTGGGCTCCTCGACCGACCTGTCCACGACACCGGGGGCGGCGGAGTGGTCCGAGGAGTACGGCGCGCGCCCGGAGCGCTTCGGCCCGCCGGGCGACGCGTCCACGGACCGTGACGCCCGGCATCCCGGCGCCCACGAGTCCCCCGACGGCGCCTCCGCGGCCACCGTCGCCCAGCCGGCGAAGGTGGACAACGACCTGTACGTACGCGACTACGAGAAATGCATCCTCTGCTACAAGTGCGTCGACGCGTGCGGCGAGCAGTGGCAGAACACCTTCGCGATCGGCGTCGCCGGGCGGGGCTTCGACGCGCGGATCTCGACCGAGCACGCCGCTCCCCTGCCCGACTCCGCCTGTGTCTACTGCGGCAACTGCATCGAGGTGTGCCCGACCGGCGCGCTGTCGTTCAAAAGCGAGTACGACATGCGGGCCGAGGGCACCTGGGACGAGTCGCGGCAGGACCAGACGACCACGATCTGCACCTACTGCGGCGTGGGCTGCAACCTGACCCTCCACGTGCAGGACAACGAGATCGTCAAGGTCAGCTCGCCGCACGACAACCCGGTCACCCACGGCAACCTGTGCGTCAAGGGCCGGTTCGGCTTCCAGCACGTACAGAACCGCACCCGTGGGTAG
- a CDS encoding NAD(P)H-dependent oxidoreductase subunit E, with amino-acid sequence MDLRFRDVAPGDEERAAVDALLGPPSSAWDGGGRDDIRTARGGHEARERRDLLLPALHAVNDRVGWISEGALDYVCRRLTIAPAEAYGVATFYALFSVEPRPRRVVHVCTDLACQAKGAGDLCRSLEDSLGPHGQAGDTGDVVWHHSPCLGLCERAPAALVLEAGEPPRTAVVAPATSGDLTRAAGSPDHAGEEPPAGAAVPQAGQDDLVLLRRVGVVDPSSLDDYRAAGGYLALRRAFRLGPAAVIREVLDAGLVGRGGAAFPTGRKWDATARQPDHPHYLVCNADESEPGTFKDRVLMEGDPFSLVEAMTVAAFATGCRRGYLYLRGEYPRALRLLTNAIERARERNLLGEDILGSGFDFDLEIRRGGGAYICGEETAIFNSIEGYRGEPRSKPPFPVEKGLFGKPTVVNNVETLVNVLPILTGGAAAYAAVGTGEGGSTGTKLFCLSGTVRRPGIYELPFGATLRELLTLAGGVPEGRELRAILLGGAAGSFVRPDELDIPLTFEGTRAAGASLGSGVVLVLDDSVDLGGVLLRIAAFFRDESCGQCVPCRVGTVRQEEALHRLTRGSGPADVTLLRDVGRAMRDASICGLGQTAWNAVESAIDRLGVFATGELSPQEGSAS; translated from the coding sequence ATGGACCTGCGCTTTCGTGACGTGGCGCCCGGCGACGAGGAGCGCGCGGCGGTCGACGCCCTGCTCGGGCCGCCGTCATCGGCCTGGGACGGCGGCGGCCGGGACGACATCCGGACCGCCCGTGGCGGGCACGAGGCGCGGGAGCGGCGGGACCTGCTGCTCCCCGCGCTGCACGCGGTCAACGACCGGGTGGGCTGGATCAGCGAGGGCGCCCTGGACTACGTCTGCCGGCGCCTGACCATCGCGCCCGCCGAGGCGTACGGGGTGGCCACGTTCTACGCGCTGTTCTCGGTCGAGCCCCGTCCCCGGCGCGTCGTCCACGTGTGCACCGACCTGGCCTGCCAGGCCAAGGGCGCCGGCGACCTGTGCCGGTCGCTGGAGGACTCGCTCGGCCCGCACGGCCAGGCGGGCGACACGGGCGACGTCGTCTGGCATCACAGCCCCTGCCTCGGGCTGTGCGAACGCGCGCCGGCGGCGCTCGTGCTGGAGGCGGGCGAGCCGCCGCGTACCGCGGTCGTCGCCCCGGCCACCTCCGGCGACCTCACCCGGGCGGCCGGTTCCCCGGACCACGCGGGCGAGGAACCGCCGGCGGGCGCGGCGGTCCCCCAGGCGGGCCAGGACGACCTGGTCCTGCTGCGCCGCGTCGGCGTGGTCGACCCGTCGAGCCTGGACGACTACCGGGCGGCCGGCGGGTACCTCGCGCTGCGCCGGGCGTTCCGGCTCGGCCCCGCCGCCGTGATCAGGGAGGTCCTCGACGCCGGCCTGGTCGGCCGCGGCGGTGCGGCGTTCCCCACCGGGCGCAAGTGGGACGCGACCGCCCGGCAGCCCGACCACCCGCACTACCTGGTCTGCAACGCGGACGAGAGCGAGCCCGGCACGTTCAAGGACCGGGTGCTCATGGAGGGCGACCCGTTCTCGCTGGTCGAGGCGATGACCGTGGCGGCCTTCGCGACCGGCTGCCGGCGGGGCTACCTCTACCTGCGGGGTGAGTACCCCCGCGCGCTGCGCCTGCTGACCAACGCCATCGAACGCGCTCGTGAGCGGAACCTGCTCGGCGAGGACATCCTCGGATCCGGGTTCGACTTCGACCTGGAGATCAGGCGCGGCGGCGGCGCCTACATCTGCGGGGAGGAGACGGCGATCTTCAACTCGATCGAGGGGTACCGCGGCGAGCCGCGCAGCAAGCCGCCGTTCCCGGTCGAGAAGGGGTTGTTCGGCAAGCCCACCGTCGTCAACAACGTCGAGACGCTGGTCAACGTCCTTCCCATCCTCACCGGCGGCGCCGCCGCGTACGCCGCGGTCGGCACCGGCGAGGGCGGGTCGACCGGGACCAAGCTGTTCTGCCTGTCCGGCACGGTGCGGCGGCCGGGGATCTACGAGCTGCCCTTCGGCGCCACGCTGCGCGAGCTGCTCACCCTGGCCGGCGGCGTGCCCGAGGGCCGCGAGTTGCGGGCGATCCTGCTCGGCGGCGCCGCGGGCTCGTTCGTGCGGCCCGACGAGCTCGACATTCCGCTCACGTTCGAGGGCACGCGTGCGGCGGGCGCCAGTCTCGGCTCGGGCGTCGTGCTCGTCCTCGACGACAGCGTGGACCTGGGCGGGGTCCTGCTGCGGATCGCGGCGTTCTTCCGCGACGAGTCCTGCGGCCAGTGCGTCCCCTGCCGGGTGGGAACCGTGCGTCAGGAGGAGGCACTGCACCGCCTGACGCGGGGCTCGGGCCCGGCCGACGTGACGCTGCTGCGCGACGTCGGCCGGGCGATGCGCGACGCGTCCATCTGCGGCCTCGGGCAGACCGCCTGGAACGCCGTCGAGTCCGCGATCGACCGTCTCGGCGTGTTCGCGACGGGTGAGCTCTCCCCCCAGGAAGGCAGCGCCTCATGA
- a CDS encoding molybdopterin oxidoreductase family protein has protein sequence MAKKNARAPYLRLTRPLVRDAGELRPATWAEALDRAADGFRRNVERHGPDAFGMFSCARATNEMNFVAQKFTRVVIGTNNVDSCNRTCHAPSVAGLAAAFGSGGGTSSYTEIEDTDLIVMWGSSAREAHPIFFQHVLKAIRRGARVFAVDPRRTSTARWADRWLGLNVGTDIPLANAIAREIIHAGLHNATFVERGTTGFEEFAESVEPWTLESAEQVTGVPAGAIRELAHAYARAERAQLCWTLGITEHHNATDNVRALINLALLTGHVGRYASGLNPLRGQNNVQGGGDMGAIPDRLAGFQDILDARVRERFGRAWGTEIQPRYGLNLTDMLAAMGEGRLTAAYIIGENPTQSEADAEHTVERLGRLDHLVVQDIFLTKTARMADVVLPASAAWCESDGTMTNSERRVQRVRKALAPPGEARDDIDILCELARRLGHDWHYDAAEDIWDEVRSLSPIHAGMSYSRLEELQGIQWPCYSEDRVEPSFLHSRLWETDAEARGRPAPFAVLRHSPPVDLLDEDFPLRLTTGRRLDSYNTGVQSSGFASPLRRGENIELSPEDARRLGVTPGEEVRVSSRRGTVTAPVFVDPALRPGLVFMTMHFPDEVDTNSLTIEATDPIAGTAEYKATAVRVEPLCRPVGGN, from the coding sequence ATGGCGAAGAAGAACGCCCGTGCGCCGTACCTGCGCCTGACCCGCCCGCTCGTACGTGACGCCGGTGAGCTCCGGCCCGCCACCTGGGCCGAGGCCCTCGACCGGGCCGCTGACGGCTTCCGCCGCAACGTCGAGCGGCACGGGCCGGACGCCTTCGGGATGTTCTCCTGCGCCCGCGCGACCAACGAGATGAACTTCGTCGCCCAGAAGTTCACCCGCGTGGTGATCGGCACCAACAACGTCGACTCGTGCAACCGGACCTGCCACGCCCCCAGCGTGGCCGGTCTGGCGGCCGCCTTCGGCAGCGGCGGCGGCACGTCGTCGTACACCGAGATCGAGGACACCGACCTCATCGTCATGTGGGGGTCCAGCGCGCGTGAGGCGCATCCGATCTTCTTCCAGCACGTGCTCAAGGCGATCCGCCGGGGCGCACGCGTGTTCGCGGTCGACCCGAGGCGCACCAGCACGGCGCGGTGGGCGGACCGCTGGCTCGGCCTGAACGTCGGCACGGACATCCCGCTCGCGAACGCGATCGCCCGCGAGATCATCCACGCCGGCCTGCACAACGCGACGTTCGTCGAGCGCGGGACCACCGGGTTCGAGGAGTTCGCCGAGTCCGTCGAGCCCTGGACCCTGGAGTCCGCCGAGCAGGTGACGGGTGTCCCGGCCGGGGCCATCAGGGAGCTGGCGCACGCCTACGCCCGCGCCGAGCGCGCCCAGCTGTGCTGGACGCTCGGCATCACCGAGCACCACAACGCCACCGACAACGTCCGCGCACTGATCAACCTGGCGCTCCTGACGGGGCACGTCGGACGCTACGCCTCGGGCCTCAACCCGCTGCGCGGGCAGAACAACGTCCAGGGCGGCGGCGACATGGGCGCCATCCCCGACCGCCTCGCCGGGTTCCAGGACATCCTCGACGCGCGGGTGCGGGAGCGGTTCGGCCGGGCGTGGGGAACGGAGATCCAGCCACGGTACGGCCTCAACCTCACCGACATGCTGGCCGCGATGGGCGAGGGCCGGCTGACGGCCGCGTACATCATCGGGGAGAACCCGACTCAGTCCGAGGCGGACGCCGAGCACACCGTCGAGCGGCTCGGCCGGCTCGACCACCTGGTGGTGCAGGACATCTTCCTCACCAAGACCGCGCGGATGGCCGACGTCGTCCTGCCCGCCAGCGCCGCCTGGTGCGAGTCGGACGGCACGATGACCAACAGCGAACGCCGGGTCCAGCGGGTCCGCAAGGCACTCGCCCCGCCGGGCGAGGCCCGCGACGACATCGACATCCTGTGCGAGCTGGCCCGCCGGCTCGGGCACGACTGGCACTACGACGCCGCCGAGGACATCTGGGACGAGGTCAGGTCGCTGTCGCCCATCCACGCCGGGATGAGCTACTCCCGGCTGGAGGAGCTGCAGGGCATCCAGTGGCCCTGCTACTCCGAGGACCGCGTGGAGCCCTCGTTCCTGCACTCCCGGCTGTGGGAGACCGATGCCGAGGCGCGCGGCAGACCCGCGCCCTTCGCGGTGCTCCGCCACTCGCCCCCGGTCGACCTGCTCGACGAGGACTTCCCCCTGCGGCTGACCACCGGCCGCAGGCTCGATTCCTACAACACCGGTGTCCAGTCCAGCGGGTTCGCCTCGCCGCTGCGCCGGGGCGAGAACATCGAGCTGTCCCCCGAGGACGCCCGGCGGCTCGGCGTCACGCCGGGTGAGGAGGTACGCGTCTCGTCCCGGCGCGGAACGGTCACCGCCCCGGTGTTCGTCGATCCGGCCCTGCGGCCGGGCCTGGTCTTCATGACCATGCACTTTCCCGACGAGGTGGACACCAACAGCCTGACCATCGAGGCCACCGACCCGATCGCCGGCACCGCCGAGTACAAGGCCACCGCCGTACGCGTCGAGCCACTGTGCCGGCCCGTGGGAGGGAACTGA